The proteins below are encoded in one region of Anguilla anguilla isolate fAngAng1 chromosome 3, fAngAng1.pri, whole genome shotgun sequence:
- the phka1a gene encoding phosphorylase b kinase regulatory subunit alpha, skeletal muscle isoform isoform X3, producing the protein MRGLLQCIMRQLDKVEKFKYTKSTSDSLHAKYNTHTCAPVVGDQEWGHLQVDATSLYLLFLAQMTASGLHIVYTQDEVDVVQNLMFYIEAAYKVADYGMWERGDKTNQGIPEINASSIGMAKAALEALDELNLFGAKGGPGSVVHALADDIQHCQSILNSMLPRASTSKEVDAGILSIISYPAFAVEDISIVNLTKEEIISKLQGRYGCCRFLRDGHKTPKEDPNRLYYESAELKLFENIECEWPLFWTYLILDGIFINSPEQVQEYREALEGILIKQKDGVRLLPELYSVPPDRVEEEYVNPHSVDRIPMGKCPLKWGQSLYVVGNLLAEGFLAPGEIDPLNRRFSTIPKPDVVVQVCILAETDEIKELLQKHGIDVESVADIHPVRVQPSRVLSHIYARLGRNPRLGLTGRPYRRIGVLGTSKFYIIRNTIFSFTPQFIDHQQFYLALDNRMIVEMLRTDLSYLSSRWRMTGRPTVTFPISQTMLTEDHSDLDPAVLATLKKLQDGYFGGARIQTGKLSEFLTTSCFAHLSFMDGGKQRQTIYGSDDEDDVCIDEGAVHDLSFDESDDLTQYLDQLLAMSVSRPSPKASAAKGGLKRFKSAARKTREMVSLVAKAKDLKIDNVQMFLPSKLFYSPQPSLNLMDTGSHENRGPHVPSVSESNLPRDESGNIDYDALTQLLKDTENLQDQADILYILFKDKGMDWDTKLNGKGTTVRILLADLYEKAGDLRQWGIIRMISGLLRKKVEELDEACSDLLAHQKHLTVGLPPEPREKTITAPVPPDQLAKLIEEASENNISIAILTQEIMVFLAMNIRTQPSLFSEMFRLRIGLIIQVMATELAQSLNCSGEEATESLMSLSPSELKNLLHHILSGKEFGVQKSVRAVDTGISPAISIHEVGNVGATKSERAGISKLKSDMKMMEERRLSLVDQSQSLPTHALDMENIEEGRYRFPSLETFEGAFSVPAARDSRQGQWLRRRRLDGALNRVPVGFYQKVWKILQKCHGLSIEGFVLPSSTTREMTPGEIKFAVHVETVLNRVPQPEYRQLLVEAILVLTMLADIDIQSVGSIIHIEKIVHIANDMFYQDQKDLGAEENILERDHSTGICKLLYDSAPSGRYGSMTYLTKAVATYVQDFLPSGACALQ; encoded by the exons ATGAGAGGACTCCTGCAGTGTATAATGAGACAG TTGGACAAAGTGGAGAAGTTCAAGTACACCAAGAGCACCTCAGACTCCCTCCATGCCAAGTACAACACGCACACCTGTGCCCCTGTAGTGGGTGACCAGGAGTGGGGGCACCTGCAGGTGGATGCCACCTCACTCTACCTGCTCTTCCTGGCACAGATGACTGCCTCAG GCCTGCATATTGTTTACACACAGGACGAGGTGGATGTAGTTCAGAACCTGATGTTCTACATTGAGGCTGCATACAAAGTTGCA GATTATGGTATGTGGGAACGAGGTGACAAAACCAATCAGGGAATCCCTGAGATCAATGCCAGCTCTATCGGCATGGCCAAG GCAGCGCTAGAAGCCTTGGATGAACTAAATCTTTTCGGTGCCAAAGGGGGTCCAGGATCTGTGGTCCATGCTTTGGCTGATGACATACAGCACTGTCAG TCCATCCTCAATTCAATGTTGCCGAGGGCATCAACCTCCAAGGAAGTTGATGCTGGGATCCTCTCCATCATCTCGTACCCAGCCTTCGCGGTGGAGGACATTAGTATTGTCAACTTGACGAAGGAGGAGATCATTTCCAAGCTTCAG GGTAGGTATGGATGCTGCAGGTTCCTCAGAGATGGCCACAAAACCCCTAAAGAG GACCCCAACAGGCTGTACTATGAGTCAGCGGAGCTCAAGCTGTTTGAGAACATTGAATGTGAGTGGCCTCTGTTCTGGACATACCTCATCCTGGATGGGATCTTCATCAACAGCCcagagcag GTTCAGGAGTACAGAGAGGCTCTGGAAGGGATTCTCATCAAGCAGAAGGATGGGGTCCGCCTCCTGCCCGAGCTCTACAGTGTTCCCCCGGACCGG GTGGAAGAGGAGTATGTTAATCCCCATTCAGTGGACAGAATTCCAATGGGAAAGTGCCCTCTCAAGTGGGGACAGTCACTTTACGTAGTGGGCAACCTTCTTGCTGAG ggctTCCTGGCCCCTGGTGAGATTGACCCTCTCAATAGGCGATTCTCCACCATCCCAAAACCTGATGTGGTGGTTCAGG tgtgcaTCCTGGCAGAGACAGATGAGATTAAAGAGCTCCTTCAGAAGCATGGGATTGATGTGGAGAGTGTGGCGGACATCCATCCAGTTCGAGTGCAGCCGTCAAGGGTGCTGAGCCACATCTATGCAAGGCTTG GCCGCAACCCCAGACTAGGGCTGACTGGAAGACCGTACCGTCGCATTGGAGTTCTGGGAACCTCCAAGTTCTACATCATCCGCAATACCATCTTCTCCTTTACTCCTCAG TTCATCGACCACCAGCAGTTTTACCTGGCTCTGGATAACAGAATGATCGTGGAGATGCTGCGCACTGACCTCTCCTACCTCTCCTCTCGCTGGAGAATGACCGGCCGTCCCACAGTCACCTTCCCCATCTCACAGACCATGCTCA CTGAAGACCATTCGGACCTAGATCCTGCTGTACTGGCTACTCTCAAAAAATTACAGGATGGCTACTTTGGAGGGGCTAG GATACAGACTGGGAAGTTGTCAGAGTTCCTGACGACTTCCTGCTTTGCTCACCTGAGCTTCATGGATGGTGGTAAGCAGCGACAGACCATCTATGGAAGTGACGATGAGGATGATGTCTGCATTGATGAAGGAGCAGTGCATGATTTGAGCTTTGATG AGTCTGATGACCTGACGCAGTACTTAGACCAGCTGCTGGCGATGAGCGTGTCCAGGCCCAGCCCCAAGGCCAGCGCCGCCAAGGGCGGCCTCAAGCGCTTCAAGTCCGCCGCCCGCAAGACCCGCGAAATGGTCTCCCTCGTGGCCAAGGCCAAGGACCTCAAAATCGACA ATGTGCAGATGTTCCTGCCCAGCAAGCTGTTCTACTCCCCCCAGCCGTCTCTCAACCTGATGGACACAGGCTCCCATGAGAACAGG GGGCCCCACGTGCCGTCGGTCTCCGAGAGCAACCTGCCCCGGGACGAGAGTGGGAACATCGACTACGATGCCCTGACGCAGCTGCTGAAGGACACCGAGAACCTACAGGACCAGGCCGACATCCTCTACATCCTCTTCAAAGACAA GGGTATGGACTGGGACACAAAGCTGAATGGCAAGGGTACGACGGTGAGGATCCTGCTTGCGGATCTGTACGAGAAGGCCGGAGACCTGCGACAGTGGGGGATCATCCGCATGATCTCCGGGCTGCTGCGCaagaaggtggaggagctggaTGAG GCTTGCTCCGATCTGCTCGCCCACCAGAAGCACCTGACGGTGGGCTTACCCCCAGAGCCACGGGAAAAGACCATCACGGC CCCTGTGCCTCCTGACCAGCTGGCCAAGCTGATCGAGGAAGCGAGTGAGAACAACATCAGCATCGCTATACTCACACAG GAGATCATGGTTTTCCTGGCCATGAACATCCGCACGCAGCCAAGCCTCTTCAGCGAGATGTTCCGCCTGAGGATTGGCCTCATCATCCAGGTCATGGCCACTGAGCTCGCCCAGTCGCTCAACTGCTCAG GTGAGGAGGCCACAGAGAGTCTTATGAGCCTGAGTCCCTCAGAGCTGAAGAACCTTCTGCACCACATCCTCAGTGGGAAAGAGTTTGGGGTACAGAAAAGCG TGCGCGCTGTGGACACTGGCATCAGTCCAGCCATCTCCATCCACGAGGTGGGTAACGTGGGCGCCACCAAGAGTGAGAGGGCTGGCATCAGCAAGCTGAAGAGTGACATGAAGATG ATGGAGGAGCGTAGGTTGTCATTGGTGGACCAGAGTCAG AGTTTGCCTACACATGCACTTGACATGGAGAACATTGAGGAAGGA CGATACAGATTCCCTTCCCTGGAGACGTTTGAGGGGGCGTTCAGTGTGCCTGCAGCCCGGGACAGTCGACAGGGACAGTGGCTGCGCAGGAGAAGGCTGGATGGGGCCCTCAACAGAGTCCCCGTGGGCTTCTACCAGAAAGTGTGGAAGATCCTCCAGAAG TGTCATGGTCTGTCCATTGAGGGGTTTGTTCTCCCGTCCTCAACCACCCGAGAG ATGACCCCCGGTGAGATTAAGTTTGCCGTGCACGTGGAGACCGTGTTAAACCGTGTGCCCCAGCCTGAGTACAGGCAGCTGCTGGTGGAGGCCATCTTAGTGCTCACTATGCTTGCTGACATCGACATACAGAGCGTTGGCAGCATTATTCACATAGAGAAGATTGTACACATCGCCAATGATATGTTCTACCAGGACCAG AAAGACCTGGGAGCGGAGGAGAACATCCTAGAAAGAGACCACTCTACTGGGATCTGCAAGCTACTGTATGACAGTGCACCCAGTGGTCGCTATGGCAGCATGACTTACCTCACCAAGGCCGTGGCCACCTATGTTCAGGACTTCCTGCCGAGTGGCGCTTGTGCCCTGCAGTGA
- the phka1a gene encoding phosphorylase b kinase regulatory subunit alpha, skeletal muscle isoform isoform X5, which translates to MRSRSNSGVKLDNYARIVHQTILSHQDPVTGLLPASGDQPDAWVRDNVYSILAVWALSLAYRKNADRDEDKAKAYELEQSVVKLMRGLLQCIMRQLDKVEKFKYTKSTSDSLHAKYNTHTCAPVVGDQEWGHLQVDATSLYLLFLAQMTASGLHIVYTQDEVDVVQNLMFYIEAAYKVADYGMWERGDKTNQGIPEINASSIGMAKAALEALDELNLFGAKGGPGSVVHALADDIQHCQSILNSMLPRASTSKEVDAGILSIISYPAFAVEDISIVNLTKEEIISKLQGRYGCCRFLRDGHKTPKEDPNRLYYESAELKLFENIECEWPLFWTYLILDGIFINSPEQVQEYREALEGILIKQKDGVRLLPELYSVPPDRVEEEYVNPHSVDRIPMGKCPLKWGQSLYVVGNLLAEGFLAPGEIDPLNRRFSTIPKPDVVVQVCILAETDEIKELLQKHGIDVESVADIHPVRVQPSRVLSHIYARLGRNPRLGLTGRPYRRIGVLGTSKFYIIRNTIFSFTPQFIDHQQFYLALDNRMIVEMLRTDLSYLSSRWRMTGRPTVTFPISQTMLTEDHSDLDPAVLATLKKLQDGYFGGARIQTGKLSEFLTTSCFAHLSFMDGGKQRQTIYGSDDEDDVCIDEGAVHDLSFDESDDLTQYLDQLLAMSVSRPSPKASAAKGGLKRFKSAARKTREMVSLVAKAKDLKIDNVQMFLPSKLFYSPQPSLNLMDTGSHENRGPHVPSVSESNLPRDESGNIDYDALTQLLKDTENLQDQADILYILFKDKGMDWDTKLNGKGTTVRILLADLYEKAGDLRQWGIIRMISGLLRKKVEELDEACSDLLAHQKHLTVGLPPEPREKTITAPVPPDQLAKLIEEASENNISIAILTQEIMVFLAMNIRTQPSLFSEMFRLRIGLIIQVMATELAQSLNCSGEEATESLMSLSPSELKNLLHHILSGKEFGVQKSVRAVDTGISPAISIHEVGNVGATKSERAGISKLKSDMKMSLPTHALDMENIEEGVSDRTNAIQIPFPGDV; encoded by the exons ATGAGGAGTCGCAGTAATTCCGGGGTCAAGCTTGACAACTATGCCCGGATCGTGCATCAGACGATCCTGAGTCACCAA GACCCTGTGACGGGGCTCCTTCCAGCCAGTGGGGATCAGCCAGATGCCTGGGTCCGAGACAACGTTTACAGCATCCTGGCTGTGTGGGCGCTCAGTCTGGCCTATCGCAAAAATGCCGACCGAGACGAGGACAAAGCCAAAGCCTATGAGCTGGAGCAG AGTGTGGTTAAGCTCATGAGAGGACTCCTGCAGTGTATAATGAGACAG TTGGACAAAGTGGAGAAGTTCAAGTACACCAAGAGCACCTCAGACTCCCTCCATGCCAAGTACAACACGCACACCTGTGCCCCTGTAGTGGGTGACCAGGAGTGGGGGCACCTGCAGGTGGATGCCACCTCACTCTACCTGCTCTTCCTGGCACAGATGACTGCCTCAG GCCTGCATATTGTTTACACACAGGACGAGGTGGATGTAGTTCAGAACCTGATGTTCTACATTGAGGCTGCATACAAAGTTGCA GATTATGGTATGTGGGAACGAGGTGACAAAACCAATCAGGGAATCCCTGAGATCAATGCCAGCTCTATCGGCATGGCCAAG GCAGCGCTAGAAGCCTTGGATGAACTAAATCTTTTCGGTGCCAAAGGGGGTCCAGGATCTGTGGTCCATGCTTTGGCTGATGACATACAGCACTGTCAG TCCATCCTCAATTCAATGTTGCCGAGGGCATCAACCTCCAAGGAAGTTGATGCTGGGATCCTCTCCATCATCTCGTACCCAGCCTTCGCGGTGGAGGACATTAGTATTGTCAACTTGACGAAGGAGGAGATCATTTCCAAGCTTCAG GGTAGGTATGGATGCTGCAGGTTCCTCAGAGATGGCCACAAAACCCCTAAAGAG GACCCCAACAGGCTGTACTATGAGTCAGCGGAGCTCAAGCTGTTTGAGAACATTGAATGTGAGTGGCCTCTGTTCTGGACATACCTCATCCTGGATGGGATCTTCATCAACAGCCcagagcag GTTCAGGAGTACAGAGAGGCTCTGGAAGGGATTCTCATCAAGCAGAAGGATGGGGTCCGCCTCCTGCCCGAGCTCTACAGTGTTCCCCCGGACCGG GTGGAAGAGGAGTATGTTAATCCCCATTCAGTGGACAGAATTCCAATGGGAAAGTGCCCTCTCAAGTGGGGACAGTCACTTTACGTAGTGGGCAACCTTCTTGCTGAG ggctTCCTGGCCCCTGGTGAGATTGACCCTCTCAATAGGCGATTCTCCACCATCCCAAAACCTGATGTGGTGGTTCAGG tgtgcaTCCTGGCAGAGACAGATGAGATTAAAGAGCTCCTTCAGAAGCATGGGATTGATGTGGAGAGTGTGGCGGACATCCATCCAGTTCGAGTGCAGCCGTCAAGGGTGCTGAGCCACATCTATGCAAGGCTTG GCCGCAACCCCAGACTAGGGCTGACTGGAAGACCGTACCGTCGCATTGGAGTTCTGGGAACCTCCAAGTTCTACATCATCCGCAATACCATCTTCTCCTTTACTCCTCAG TTCATCGACCACCAGCAGTTTTACCTGGCTCTGGATAACAGAATGATCGTGGAGATGCTGCGCACTGACCTCTCCTACCTCTCCTCTCGCTGGAGAATGACCGGCCGTCCCACAGTCACCTTCCCCATCTCACAGACCATGCTCA CTGAAGACCATTCGGACCTAGATCCTGCTGTACTGGCTACTCTCAAAAAATTACAGGATGGCTACTTTGGAGGGGCTAG GATACAGACTGGGAAGTTGTCAGAGTTCCTGACGACTTCCTGCTTTGCTCACCTGAGCTTCATGGATGGTGGTAAGCAGCGACAGACCATCTATGGAAGTGACGATGAGGATGATGTCTGCATTGATGAAGGAGCAGTGCATGATTTGAGCTTTGATG AGTCTGATGACCTGACGCAGTACTTAGACCAGCTGCTGGCGATGAGCGTGTCCAGGCCCAGCCCCAAGGCCAGCGCCGCCAAGGGCGGCCTCAAGCGCTTCAAGTCCGCCGCCCGCAAGACCCGCGAAATGGTCTCCCTCGTGGCCAAGGCCAAGGACCTCAAAATCGACA ATGTGCAGATGTTCCTGCCCAGCAAGCTGTTCTACTCCCCCCAGCCGTCTCTCAACCTGATGGACACAGGCTCCCATGAGAACAGG GGGCCCCACGTGCCGTCGGTCTCCGAGAGCAACCTGCCCCGGGACGAGAGTGGGAACATCGACTACGATGCCCTGACGCAGCTGCTGAAGGACACCGAGAACCTACAGGACCAGGCCGACATCCTCTACATCCTCTTCAAAGACAA GGGTATGGACTGGGACACAAAGCTGAATGGCAAGGGTACGACGGTGAGGATCCTGCTTGCGGATCTGTACGAGAAGGCCGGAGACCTGCGACAGTGGGGGATCATCCGCATGATCTCCGGGCTGCTGCGCaagaaggtggaggagctggaTGAG GCTTGCTCCGATCTGCTCGCCCACCAGAAGCACCTGACGGTGGGCTTACCCCCAGAGCCACGGGAAAAGACCATCACGGC CCCTGTGCCTCCTGACCAGCTGGCCAAGCTGATCGAGGAAGCGAGTGAGAACAACATCAGCATCGCTATACTCACACAG GAGATCATGGTTTTCCTGGCCATGAACATCCGCACGCAGCCAAGCCTCTTCAGCGAGATGTTCCGCCTGAGGATTGGCCTCATCATCCAGGTCATGGCCACTGAGCTCGCCCAGTCGCTCAACTGCTCAG GTGAGGAGGCCACAGAGAGTCTTATGAGCCTGAGTCCCTCAGAGCTGAAGAACCTTCTGCACCACATCCTCAGTGGGAAAGAGTTTGGGGTACAGAAAAGCG TGCGCGCTGTGGACACTGGCATCAGTCCAGCCATCTCCATCCACGAGGTGGGTAACGTGGGCGCCACCAAGAGTGAGAGGGCTGGCATCAGCAAGCTGAAGAGTGACATGAAGATG AGTTTGCCTACACATGCACTTGACATGGAGAACATTGAGGAAGGAGTAAGTGACAGGACCAATG CGATACAGATTCCCTTCCCTGGAGACGTTTGA